The DNA region TCAATGTAAAAATTTGTCTCGCGGATCTACCGCAATCGCACCTCATTTTAATCCTTGGTGATAAAAAAGATGATAGCGATAATGATGATAATCAGCAGAATTCCTCCACCACCCGAATCACCACCAGCAACAACGCCAAGACTAATAAGTGAATTTAGCATTTTCGTCTCCTCTAAATTTTAGTCAATGAACAATATTTATTTTCAAATTATTAAAAACAAATATTATTGATTGAAAAAAGTTGGGGCAGGCAAGCTAAGCCTACCCCGTTGGTTATTAAAATTCATCAAAAATCTTTATACCTAAATGAAAAACGCCAATAGTCAATAGTACGTAAATTGGGATCGAAAGAACAACCATGACAACTATATGCAATTGTGCCCAAATGAGCAGGGACAATATATCAGCAGTCAATACACTTATTACTGCTAAAAAAGGAAGCACAATAAACGCACCAACCATAGTTGGCCCATTCCCGTCTGACAGTCCAACACATAACGTAATAATAGAAATAATTACTGACAGAACGAAGAAAATCCCCGCAATAATATTTGTTTTTTTGTGATTTCTAAATTCCCAAAACCACGCAGTATAACTTATTTGCATTTCAGATTCAGCAGGGACAACTTCAACTTCCTGTGTTGTTCCCTCGAACGTTGGAAACTCCAGTTCAAATGGGACATAAACTGACTCTTGATGCACCAAAATTTCTTTATTGGCTATTTTTGCCACAAGAACAGAACTGACAGGCAAAAGTTGACCTCCCCAAGGACAATATCCTTCAGAAGAAAAAAAGTGTGCTTTTTTCTCAGAGTCAAAACAATAGAAGAACAATGGTTTTCCAGTTGCCGGACTTATGAAACCATCCTGCACCCTAGAAAAAGAAACTTCCTTGCTTGTTCCATCAGTAAAAGTTTTTTCTCTCTCGTACTTTTCAATCAATTCCGGTGAGCACCTTTCCGCTTTATTACCAAACTGATCATAGATAGACTGTTCAAATGTTTGAATTTCACCTGTCAAAGGATTCACAGTACAAAATTTCGCCATTGCGGGACCATCAAATGGATGAACCAAGGAATCACCTTGCAATAAAAACATAGAGAATGAATGCAAAGCGAAAAAAGCTACAATTGTAATCATGCCAGCCATTCTGCGATCCTTTTTCCAACTAAACAAAAGTCGGAAAACTGCATACCAAATTGGAATGGCTACAACAATACCGATTCCTTGCGCCAAATATGAATTCATCCCAAAACCTGTAATCTTTGTAACTACGTAGGGATAAATAAGCAAAAAACCAAAAATAGTTGCGTATTTCAGTAAACTGACAATCATTAGGATTGCCAAGCTGATAAAAATGACTCCAAAAATTATTCCTGCTTTTCTCTTCATGTCATCCTCCACAGCGTTGGTTTCAATGAACAATATTTACTTTTAAATTTTTTAAAAATAAGTATTGTTATTGAAAATTGAGGGCAAGGTGCAAGCACCTTGCCCTGTGATTTATACTCTTCGCCCCTTCATTTTCTTTACCCACGGATGATCCGTGGCCAGGAAAAGGGTACAGACACCAATGACCGCAGCGGCCACAAAGGCACCAACGCTCCACTTTTCCTTTTCAGTGAAGGGAATGGGGTTTCCCTCCTCATCCTTGAAAGGCTGCCATGATCCCTTGATCAACAGCACCCCGCCAACAAGCAATGCAACGATCACTAAAACAAACAAAATACCAACAAAGTTCAACATCACACCACCTCCATTTGTTATGTGTGACTTACTAGTTGACCATCAATCATCATCCTTTCCGAAAATCGCATCTCGACATCTTTTGTAAAGCGAATCAACGCCTCGCCTGGTAAGTTTACGCATTTCCTTGGCCGCAGTCTCCGCTTTTTGTTTTTTTATTTCTGCCTTTCTATCTGAAAAAGCAAAAAAGCTTCCCAGACCATTCATAAGCATTTCTTTGCCTAGATCAAAGGCAACTTCCACAGCCTCTTCTACAACTTCTTCCTGCTCACCGGACAACTTAATTTTGGCATCTTTTTCTTCTGTTTTATTTTTTTTCACCACCGCCTCCTAAAAGTAAAAGCTTACTTTCCGCGGAAGCCGATAACAGATTTCGTTTTTTCTGTGTTTTTACGTATTCTTCCAAGTCGCCAGTCTTGTGAGCGCAAACTCCGATCAAAATCTGAACCAAATCATCAAGATCAGAATCACACATTTCAAGGTATTGTCCCTTCGTCTCTTTTGCAATTTCCTTGTAAAAGCCTTGCGTTTTGTAGAGTTTCTTGTACGCTAAGGCCCCTTCTTCAAAACAGAACATGGAATAAACCGTTACTCCAAGCTCAACAAGCTTATCGATCTCGTCCTTGTAATTGAATTCATTCCGACAGTTAGAAACTGGGTCAACAACGCCATGCGGAGGCATATCTCCAATCAACACTACCATCCTGATTGAACCAGGGGTCCACTCAACATCATGTGCTAAATGATGAAGAACACATTCCAGGGCAGAAAGACCATCACCACCGCCACCAGGCCGAACTTTTTCTATTTCAGTCTGAATATCTTGCGGATCGCTCAAAAAATCGGTAGCCGAGAAAGCACGAACTCCATCAAAATGCCTTTCTTCATCGCCATGATTCTTGTAAGCAATGTAGCAGAAACGAGCCTTAGGATTTGTTTCACTCACTTCTTTCACGATCCGAGCAATTGCCTTTTTTCCTCGGTCAAAGTAACCCCACATACTAGCAGTAGTATCAAAGGCAAAAGCAACCTCCAAAATTCCCTTTCCAGGCGTTTTACCAGTAGAACCAAATCGCTTTGATTCTCTGGTTTTGGCCAAGCCTCGTCTTTCGCCAAGTTTGGTTAAACCACCAGCTCCTGAAGTTGGACGTTTAATAATATTTGCCATTGTCTCCTCCTTTATAATGTTTTGTCGTAATCAGCACGTTGTTGAGCATCTTTCAATATTTGATAAGCTTCATTAACATTTTGAAATTTTTCATCGAAAGCTTTCTCGATCTGAGCTCTAACATCAGGATCACTGACTTTATTCATCTCTGCAGTCTTCACGTCGGGATGATATTTTTTTGCCATTTTCC from Candidatus Falkowbacteria bacterium includes:
- a CDS encoding VWA domain-containing protein is translated as MANIIKRPTSGAGGLTKLGERRGLAKTRESKRFGSTGKTPGKGILEVAFAFDTTASMWGYFDRGKKAIARIVKEVSETNPKARFCYIAYKNHGDEERHFDGVRAFSATDFLSDPQDIQTEIEKVRPGGGGDGLSALECVLHHLAHDVEWTPGSIRMVVLIGDMPPHGVVDPVSNCRNEFNYKDEIDKLVELGVTVYSMFCFEEGALAYKKLYKTQGFYKEIAKETKGQYLEMCDSDLDDLVQILIGVCAHKTGDLEEYVKTQKKRNLLSASAESKLLLLGGGGEKK